From one Flavobacterium kingsejongi genomic stretch:
- a CDS encoding DUF2797 domain-containing protein, whose product MQYEGVLTKMQTEFGSPIQYYMIFENSFLNVNQLLDKTIEISFSGYQCLNCNKKKKIFRQGFCYDCFYSSPAVGDWIMRPELSTAHLGIADRDLDYESRVQLQPHIVYLALSCEVKVGVTRKTQVPTRWIDQGASEAITVLELPNRYLAGITEVALKEHFSDKTNWRKMLTNDILCIHLPDEKARLEELIPDEVKEFFDLAHQDHYVFDYPVLQYPKKVTSLNLEKTNVFTGKLKGIKGQYLLFEDGTVFNVRNAEGYVVTISV is encoded by the coding sequence ATGCAATACGAAGGTGTACTCACAAAAATGCAAACTGAATTCGGATCCCCGATCCAATATTATATGATTTTTGAAAATAGCTTTTTAAATGTGAATCAGCTATTGGACAAAACGATTGAGATTAGTTTTTCCGGCTATCAGTGCCTGAACTGTAATAAGAAGAAAAAAATATTCCGTCAGGGGTTTTGTTATGATTGTTTTTACAGCAGCCCTGCAGTGGGAGACTGGATTATGCGACCGGAACTGAGTACGGCACATTTAGGCATTGCCGACCGTGACCTGGACTATGAATCCAGGGTACAGCTGCAACCGCATATTGTCTATCTGGCATTGTCCTGTGAAGTGAAAGTAGGGGTGACGCGCAAAACCCAGGTACCCACGCGATGGATTGACCAGGGAGCTTCGGAGGCCATTACGGTGCTGGAACTGCCCAATCGTTATCTGGCGGGGATTACCGAGGTGGCTCTAAAGGAGCATTTTTCCGATAAGACCAACTGGCGTAAGATGCTGACCAATGATATTTTGTGTATCCACCTTCCGGATGAAAAAGCGCGATTGGAAGAACTGATTCCGGATGAGGTTAAAGAATTCTTTGATTTGGCACATCAGGATCATTATGTTTTTGATTATCCGGTTTTGCAATATCCTAAAAAAGTGACTAGCCTGAATTTAGAGAAAACGAATGTTTTTACAGGTAAACTGAAAGGCATCAAAGGACAATACCTGCTATTTGAAGATGGGACTGTCTTTAATGTCCGTAATGCCGAGGGATATGTGGTGACGATTTCAGTTTAA